CCGCGAAATGATTGAAGCAGCGAAAATCACCGGAGTTAAAGCCTACCATTTAAGTGAAACGACCTCTGATACCATCTATGATTTCGGCTTTTCCAAGACAAAGGATGAAACTCTGAGCCACTGGGGCAAGGACCTTACTTATGAAAGATTAATCCGCTTTATTCGTTCTTACCAGCCGGATATTGTGATGCCATCCTTCAGAGACTCGGATACCCAGCACGGGCACCACCGCACCATGACCATTCTCAGCCAGGAAGCCTTCAAAGATGCCGCAGATCCTAACGTTTTTCCTGAACAATTAAAAGAAGGGTTATCCGTCTGGCATACTAAAAAGTTCTATTTGCCGGCAGAAAATAAAGATACAGCCGATACATCGATTGAAATCGGCATGCTTGATCCTGTCTACGGCATGTCCTATCCGCAAATCGGCGAGGAATCACGGTATATGCACAAAAGCCAGGGAATGGGCAATGATATCCCTGTTGCGCCAAGACAAACGCATTTGGAGTTAGTGGACAGCGCCGTTGAAACTAACGGCAGCAATGAACTATTTGCCGGAATCCCTTATGATTTTAACGAATGGGCAAAAACGCTCCCTAAGAAAGAAAAAGCATTGCAGGTGCACTTTACAAAATTCCAAAAAAGCCTGGATGGAATTATCTCCAGCTATCCTAGCGACAGCCAGGTATTCAGCAAAACGCAGCAAGTATTAAAAGAAGCTGACCGTTTAGTTAAGAAAACAGCGAAATCCAAGCTTGATTCCCAGCTGAAGTCAGATCTGCTTCATAAGCTTGAAGTAAAAAAAGAACAGCTGCTGAATGTGAGCCTGGTATCCTCCGGCCTTGAAATTGATGCACAGGCGGAGTCCAATATCCTGACAAAAGGACAAAAAACAGCTGTTACGGTTACGTTAACCAATAATGGCAGTCAAAAGCTGAAGAAAGCTGATGTTGAACTGATCACTCCAGAGGGCTGGAAGGTTTCTAATAAGTCCAAGGCAGCTGACCTTGCACCCGGTAAAACGGCTGAAGTTACTTTCAAGGTCCAAGTTCCAGCTGATACAGCGTATTATCACGCATATGAAACCCCTGCCATACAGGCAAAGGTCAGCTATGAATCTGCCGGTGCAAAGACAATGACTGTTACTGATTTGGATGGCACCATTGCCGTTCTGCCAGACGTTGGCCTTACCCTTTCTCCTGAAGATCTGGTAATTAATACTGCCGACGTTCAAGAAGAAGTGCCTGTCAATGTAAAAGTGAAAAATTACCGTGAAGGAGCTGCACAGGCTTCCGTATCCTTAAATGTTCCGGAAGGCTGGTCAGTAAGCCCGGAAAAAGCCGCAGTTAACTTCGGATCTTCACTGGAGGAAAAAGAGGTTACCTTTACACTTAGCCCGCCCGCAGATATTCAGGAAGGCGACTTCAAATTGTCGGCCGAGGCAACCGTAAATGGAAAAACCTTTGATTCAACAGTTCAAGAAATTCAATATGACCATATCGGAACATTTTATTACCTGTACCCGGCCCAGGTAAATGGGGTCGCTTTTGAATTGCTGGCACCGGAAGGCTTAAAGGTCGGCTACATTGAAAGCGGCTTTGACAAAGTGGCAGATTACTTGTCCAATGCAGGACTCGATGTGACGAAGCTTACTGAGACCGATCTTGCTTCAGGGGACTTAAGCCAATACGATACAATCGTTGTTGGCATCCGTGCCTATCTGTCACGTGAAGACTTAACAGCTAATAATGAACGTTTAAAAGAATACGTCGCAAATGGCGGACATATGGTGGTCCAATACCATAAGCCGAATGATGGCTGGGATCAGGAAGCCACTGCTCCATACCCGCTGACTATTGGAAATCCATCCATCCGCTGGAGGGTAACCGATGAAAATGCACCTGTTACCGTTCTGCAGCCTGAATCGCCGCTCTTCAACTATCCAAATAACATTACGGAAGACGACTGGGCCAACTGGATTCAGGAAAGAGGATTATACTATCCAATGCAGTGGGATGACCGCTTTAAAACCTTCGTGCGCATGGGAGATCCGAACGAGGAGCCATTTGATGGCGGCATTCTCATGGCCAATTATGGAGAAGGCACCTACCTTTATACCAACCTGGTATTCTATCGCCAGATTCAAGGCCAGGTTCCGGGAGGCTACCGCATCTTCACGAACTTGATCAGTTACGGTCAAAATCAATAAGTTATTAGGGACAGCTGCGTATGCGGCTGTTCTTTTTTAGCGGGACATGGGGACAGGTTATCTGTCCCCAAGTACATTTGGGACATGGAACCTGTCTCCTCGTCCCTTGGTGACAGGCACCACCCGAATTTTGTCGAATGTGAACTTTGCAAATAGAGTGGGGAAGGTTGCAAATAGATGGGTGATTCTGCAAATAGAATGGGACTTTGTGCAAATAGAACCGGAAAATTGCAAATAGCTACCTGCTTCCTGCAAATAGAGAAACCGTGGAAGTGCTCGCGATCTCCACTCGCTAATAGAGTTAGAGAATCCGCAAATAGAGCACGAAAGTCTGCAAATAGAATCCCGTCTAAAAGAGGTATATAGACATTTATAGCGAAAATAACTAAGTAAACACAGAAAGGAGAGCTATACTTGATTAGTAAAAGCCTGAAAGTTCCCGAATTGAACCTCCAGCTTGAAGCATTGGTAAGAAGAATCCCCGAACAGCACCCCTCTCGTGAGAAAGTGATCTCAGAATATAAAAAGAGAAGCGCAGGATATAAGGGAGAAGAAAGATTATTTTATTACTTAAGCTTTCTTGAACCTAAAAAGTATTGGATTTTTCATGATTTGCGGTTATCAAACGGATCGCAATTCTTCCAAATCGATGCATTGCTGCTCACTGCAAACTTCGGGCTCATATTAGAAGTTAAAAATTGGACAGGCACCTTGTTTTTCAACCCTCAATTCCAGCAGGTCATCCGCATCCAAAACGACAAAGAAGAAGGATTTCCAGACCCCATTTCACAAGCCCGGCATCAGACGAACCAGTTTAGGAACTGGCTTGACCTTAATGGATTTCCTAACATTCCTCTTGATTTTTTAGTTATAATCAGCCATCCTTCCACCATTATTAAGGCAGAGACAGATCCGCTGCAAATATCTAAGAAAGTCTTACACTCTCATCACCTTTTATCCAAAATGAATGACATTGAAAATAAGTTCCCTCAAGAAAAAACTGACTCTAAGGAGATTCGGAGGCTATGCCGGACTTTGTTAAAAAAACATATCCCTGCACAATCCGATATTCTCGAGCACTTCAATGTCTCATCTGAGGAAATTCTTACTGGTGTCAGCTGTCCTAAATGCACTTCCCTTCCAATGATTTTCCATTGGGGGAAATGGCACTGCCCAATGTGTTTGTTTTCCTCTTCATTAGCACATGAAGCTGCGGTCCAAGACTACTTCCGGCTTATTAAGCCGTCAATTACCAACTCGCAATTCCGCTCATTCACCCATATACCATCCCCCTATGCGGCTTCAAGATTACTGTCCAGGATGAATCTTTCATTTAAAAGAAATAAAAGACACAGAATTTACGAAAAATCCCCTGAACAGTGATACAACTCACAAATTTTCCCAACAAAAAAATTTATAATTAAGCTGAATTGAGGTGCTAATATGGAAAAGAACTGGTCTATTTCACTTGAGCATGATAATTATGCTAGTGATTTGGAGCTTCTGATCAACGATGCGATGGCGGCAGTCAGCCAGACAGCTAAAGGGTATTATGTTAATATAGTCACACCAGCTGATTTAGGAAATCCCGATAACTACCTAACTGAAGCACTGCTCATATACTTCGGAAATAAAGTGGACTCTCAATTTATCGATCAATGCGGATGCGGGGGGTTTGTTTTGAGGGTATGGAAAAACAAGTGAGGGACTTTACGATTTTGTGTGATTATAAGAACCGGCATGTTATTTTAAATTATTATTATGAAGACGAGCTTATAGATCGGGATGGAATCAGCTTTAATGAGATTTACGTTCACCAGGGGACGGTTTACTTTATTAAAAATAAAAAACGGATTGTAACCATCAATTCGAAGAAATATCGTAATATATTGATAGGCGAGGATTTTCAAAATTACTATATTATGCGGAGAGACAAGAAACGTCTTGATATCTATTTTCCTTAAACGGAGCTGCGAAGCGCTGGATGCGCTTTTGCAGCTTTTTTTGTTTGGGGAGGAGTGGTCTCTATTTGCAAGAATCCTGCGTCTATTTGCAAATTCCCTGTTCTATTTGCAAAATCTATGACTCTATTTGCAAGTTGATTATCGTATATTGTTCCCGGACCTTTTGCTGCTCGTCTATTTGCAGGAAACAGCTTGCTATTTACAATTTTACAGTTCTATTTTCAGAATGAAGCCTGCTATTTGCAGCTTACTCTGTTCTATTTGCAGAATCCCCGGTTCTATTTGCAAATCTACTATGTGTGTCGTTACCTGCTCAGTATGCAGTTCTTCTATTTGCAGAATCCGGCTAGCTATTTGCACTTTACTTGTTCTATTTGCAGAATCCCTAGCCCTATTTGCAGTTTAAAGCATCTATTTGCAAGTTTCCGCAATCTATTTGCAAGTTTCCGCAACCTATTTGCAGAGTTCACTTTCTGAACCCGCCCGCCAGAGAATCAGCACACACAAAAATAGACCCGCCAAACCTGGCGGGCCCACCCTAGTTACTCCACTTTAAACCTCTTAATAGAATCAAGCAGTTCCTCCGCCATCCCCGAAAGTGAGGCAGCAGATGCCGCAATTTCTTCCATGGATGCCAGCTGCTCTTCTGTAGCAGCGGATACGTCCTGGCTCTCTGCTGTTGTGACAGCGGCAATTTCTTCGATTGCACTGACGAGTTCCACCACCTGGTCGGCGCCTTCGGCCATGTCCCTGATGGATGATGACACTTCTGCGATCTGGCCCGAAACGGTGTCGGCAAATTGCTGGATGTGGCTGAAGGCATCTCCGGCATTGTTCACCAGGTCGATTCCTTTTTCCACTTCAGCTGTTCCCTTTTCCATGGAAGAGATGGCTTTGTTTGTATCCGTCTGAATTGTTGAGATCAGTTCACGGATGCTTTCGGTTGACTTGGACGATTGCTCTGCCAGCTTGCGGACTTCATCAGCCACAACGGCGAAGCCTCTTCCGTGCTCGCCTGCTCTTGCGGCTTCAATGGCTGCGTTGAGTGCGAGCAGGTTCGTCTGGTCGGCAATGGCAGAAATCACATTGACAATCTGGCCAATTTCTTCCGAACGTTTCCCTAATGTATGAACAATTGAACCCAGTTCAGAGACTGTTACATTAATATTTTTCATTTGGTTTGTTGAAAGGTCGATTGCTTCACTTCCTTTTACAACCACTTCATTTGTCTCATTCGCCGTTTCGGCCACGACATTTGTGTTACGCATAATTTGCTGAATGCGGACGGACATTTCTTTGACAACAGAGGTGCTTTCTTTCACTTTTCCTGTCTGCTGCTCAGTTGCAGAAGCTACTTCCTGGATGGAGTTGGCCACCTGCTCTGTTGCCATGTTGTTCTGCTCAGAGCTTGCTGTCAGCTGTTCCGATGAGGATGCAAGATGGACCGCTTTTTCGCTCACCTGGTTGATCAGCTGCTGCAGCGATAGGACCATCTTATTAAAGCTGACACCCAGTTTGCTGATTTCATCGTTGTTCTTGACAATAAACTTCTGGGTCAGATCTCCTTCGCTGACCTTATCAGTTGCCGCGATGAGCTGATTGAGCGGTCGCGTTATCGAACGGACAATAATGTAAGAAACAAGTGCGCCCACAAGGACGAAGATGGCTATAAATATAATTGTCGACACTAAGATTGGCTGGACTGATGACGTTACTTCCTCCAGGTTCATTGTTCCGAGTACCTTCATGCCTGTCAGCCCATTGGTGGTGAAGTGCATTTCTTTCTTTACGCCATCAATCGTGTACTCAACCTGTCCCTTTTCCTTTTCCAGGACTTCCGGCAGCCAGCTGCCTTCAGCCTGTGTGCCAGGCTTCTCCTGCGGGTGTACTAAAAAGCTTCCCTCTGCACTTAATATGGCAGGATAGCCTTCTTTCCCAATTTTAATATTATTGGATATCTCACTAAGAGCAGCGAGACTTAAATCAATTCCAATAACCCCGGAGCTGTCGCCAAGCTTTTGCGCTACGGTGATTAAGATGTTTCCGCTGACAGCGTCAACATATGGCTCTGTGATGAAGACTTTTCCCTTTCCCTCCATGGCTCCCTTATACCAGGGGCGTGTGGTAGCATCAAAGTCAGCTGGCAGATCTGCACGCGGGTAGATGACTAAATCGCCATTTTCAGAACCGGCATATATAGCGACTGCCTCCGGATGAAGCTCTTTATACTGACTAAAAGAGTTTACCGTACTCTCGAGTTCTTCCTCGGTATAAAAATCCTTTTTGATCCTTTTGGAAAAGTAATTTGTATCCCCCATCTTAGGCTTTATAAAGTTGATGATAAATTGATCAAGAATCTTAACATTTTCATCTGCACTCATGGAAATCTGGTCCTTTATCTCATCATGCGCCTTCTGATAGGATATGTAGCCGATTGAAATAGAAGGAATTAATAGAATAATAATAAATGAGAGTAATAATTTCTTTCTAATCGTAAATGAAAACAGCGACCCTTTTTGTTTCTGTTTTTTCTTTTTCATCATCTGACCCCTTTTAAAACTTAGTAATTTACCGCCTTAACCTGCGAGATGGCGCCTTCAAGTTTCTCGTCAACAACTCTGGCATCGTCAATATGCCTCTGAATCAGTTCCTTCACCTGGTCAAAAACTGACTTTGTATCCGCAATCTCATCAGCTACTTCCTCGGAATACCCCTTCTGAATGTTGATCATTTCAATCACTTCACCGACTTCTGTTTCAACTGCATGAATAAGGTTCGTGATCGAGTCAATTTTGCTGGTCGTTTGGCCGCTAAGGGACATGCCATTTTTAATTAATTCGGTGCTTGCAACTGTTG
This DNA window, taken from Cytobacillus sp. FSL H8-0458, encodes the following:
- a CDS encoding NEW3 domain-containing protein, with amino-acid sequence MKKIFVYFLSLTLILSLLPISGSAQSEEHDPDLWSAVKPLDTTVSFLNTGAHPDDERSDFLAYLSRGLGVKTSSLIANRGEGGQNEIGQELGNGLGIIRSREMIEAAKITGVKAYHLSETTSDTIYDFGFSKTKDETLSHWGKDLTYERLIRFIRSYQPDIVMPSFRDSDTQHGHHRTMTILSQEAFKDAADPNVFPEQLKEGLSVWHTKKFYLPAENKDTADTSIEIGMLDPVYGMSYPQIGEESRYMHKSQGMGNDIPVAPRQTHLELVDSAVETNGSNELFAGIPYDFNEWAKTLPKKEKALQVHFTKFQKSLDGIISSYPSDSQVFSKTQQVLKEADRLVKKTAKSKLDSQLKSDLLHKLEVKKEQLLNVSLVSSGLEIDAQAESNILTKGQKTAVTVTLTNNGSQKLKKADVELITPEGWKVSNKSKAADLAPGKTAEVTFKVQVPADTAYYHAYETPAIQAKVSYESAGAKTMTVTDLDGTIAVLPDVGLTLSPEDLVINTADVQEEVPVNVKVKNYREGAAQASVSLNVPEGWSVSPEKAAVNFGSSLEEKEVTFTLSPPADIQEGDFKLSAEATVNGKTFDSTVQEIQYDHIGTFYYLYPAQVNGVAFELLAPEGLKVGYIESGFDKVADYLSNAGLDVTKLTETDLASGDLSQYDTIVVGIRAYLSREDLTANNERLKEYVANGGHMVVQYHKPNDGWDQEATAPYPLTIGNPSIRWRVTDENAPVTVLQPESPLFNYPNNITEDDWANWIQERGLYYPMQWDDRFKTFVRMGDPNEEPFDGGILMANYGEGTYLYTNLVFYRQIQGQVPGGYRIFTNLISYGQNQ
- a CDS encoding CGCGG family putative rSAM-modified RiPP protein — protein: MEKNWSISLEHDNYASDLELLINDAMAAVSQTAKGYYVNIVTPADLGNPDNYLTEALLIYFGNKVDSQFIDQCGCGGFVLRVWKNK
- a CDS encoding HAMP domain-containing methyl-accepting chemotaxis protein, whose amino-acid sequence is MKKKKQKQKGSLFSFTIRKKLLLSFIIILLIPSISIGYISYQKAHDEIKDQISMSADENVKILDQFIINFIKPKMGDTNYFSKRIKKDFYTEEELESTVNSFSQYKELHPEAVAIYAGSENGDLVIYPRADLPADFDATTRPWYKGAMEGKGKVFITEPYVDAVSGNILITVAQKLGDSSGVIGIDLSLAALSEISNNIKIGKEGYPAILSAEGSFLVHPQEKPGTQAEGSWLPEVLEKEKGQVEYTIDGVKKEMHFTTNGLTGMKVLGTMNLEEVTSSVQPILVSTIIFIAIFVLVGALVSYIIVRSITRPLNQLIAATDKVSEGDLTQKFIVKNNDEISKLGVSFNKMVLSLQQLINQVSEKAVHLASSSEQLTASSEQNNMATEQVANSIQEVASATEQQTGKVKESTSVVKEMSVRIQQIMRNTNVVAETANETNEVVVKGSEAIDLSTNQMKNINVTVSELGSIVHTLGKRSEEIGQIVNVISAIADQTNLLALNAAIEAARAGEHGRGFAVVADEVRKLAEQSSKSTESIRELISTIQTDTNKAISSMEKGTAEVEKGIDLVNNAGDAFSHIQQFADTVSGQIAEVSSSIRDMAEGADQVVELVSAIEEIAAVTTAESQDVSAATEEQLASMEEIAASAASLSGMAEELLDSIKRFKVE
- a CDS encoding nuclease-related domain-containing protein; the protein is MISKSLKVPELNLQLEALVRRIPEQHPSREKVISEYKKRSAGYKGEERLFYYLSFLEPKKYWIFHDLRLSNGSQFFQIDALLLTANFGLILEVKNWTGTLFFNPQFQQVIRIQNDKEEGFPDPISQARHQTNQFRNWLDLNGFPNIPLDFLVIISHPSTIIKAETDPLQISKKVLHSHHLLSKMNDIENKFPQEKTDSKEIRRLCRTLLKKHIPAQSDILEHFNVSSEEILTGVSCPKCTSLPMIFHWGKWHCPMCLFSSSLAHEAAVQDYFRLIKPSITNSQFRSFTHIPSPYAASRLLSRMNLSFKRNKRHRIYEKSPEQ